DNA from Acidobacteriota bacterium:
GTAGGGTTGCTGACCCTGGACAATGTAGGCGAGTTCCTGTCCATCCACGCGGCCCTGCGTCAGGCGGGCCGCAAATCGCGTGGAAAAGCGGACGCTGAACCTCCATCTCCTGACACGATGCTTTAAAATGCCGGTACAATACTTCCATTACAAGAGCCTTGCTGATCTTCGCAATCACGCCGGGGAACTTGGCGTTGACATTCCTCTCGTCGAGGACAGGGAAGAAATCCGCAGCATCCTTGCGCGGCCGGTTGAACTCCAAAGCCTGGGTGGCAAGACCTGGCGGATTGGAAATTCTTTCGCCATCCATCCGATGGAAGGCTGCGACGGCAATCCTGACGGCAGCCCCGGCGAACTGACTTTCCGTCGTTACCGGCGTTTTGGCTCAGGCGGAGCCAAACTGATCTGGTTTGAAGCCTGTGCGGTGGCGCCTGAAGGCCGCGCCAATCCCCGGCAGCTCTGGATCCATCCGGGTTCAGCGAAGCAACTGAAAGAGGTTTTGCAGGCCTGCCGCGAAGCGCACCGGGTGGAATTCGGGACCAGCGAAGACCTTATCGCGGTTTTGCAGCTCACCCACTCCGGCCGCTACTCTTTCGAAAAGCAGAAGGTGGCATCGCGGCATCCCGTTCTTGACCGGTACCCGCTGGTCAACCGCGAGGGGCTCCCGCCGCGGGACAATGTTCCCGAGCTTGCCTCGGACGATTATCTTGCGGCCCTTGAGGATCGCTTTGTCCAGGCCGCTACGCTGGCCCGCGAGCTTGGCTTTGACGGCGTCGATATCAAGATGACCCACGGCTATCTGCTCTCCGAACTGATCGGCGCCCGCACTCGCGAAGGAGTTTACGGAGGCCCGCTCGAGAACCGGGCGCGATTTACCCTGAATGTTGCGGGAAAAATTCGCCGTAAGGTGGGCGACGATTTCCTTCTTGCGGTGCGCCTGGGCGTATACGACGGCGTTCCTTACGCCGTAGGCAGTGAAAACCCGGTGGGAGTGCCGCGCAATTATCCAACTCCTTACAATTACGGCTTTGGCACAGACCCGAATGATCCCTATCGCATGGACCTCTCGGAGCCCATCAGGTTTATCGGCTGGCTGAAGCAGGCCGGCGTACGCCTGCTGAATGTTTCTCTCGGCATTCCCTACGCCAACCCGCACCTCGGGCGCCCGTTTGACAAGCCGAACGAAGGATATTATGAAACGCCCGAGCATCCGCTGCTGGGAGTCGCGCGGCATTTCTCCGCCACCGCGCAAATCCAGAACGCCTATCCCGACCTGGCCGTGGTAGGAACGGGCTATACGTGGCTGCGCCACTTGCTCATCCACGCGGCGGCGGCCAACGTGAAACTGCATCGAACCACGCTGGCGGGCCTGGGCCGGGCGGCGCTGGCTTATCCTGAGCTGCCGCGTCAAACCCTCGAAAAAGCGGAACTCAATCCACTCCACACCTGCAAAACTCTTTCCTACTGCACCTACCTCATGCGCTCGAAGAACAATGAGCTTGGGCAATTTCCCACCGGTTGTCCGCCCTTTGATAAAGAAGGCTACGGCGAAATCATGAAGCAGGCGCGCGCCGCCAATCGCGCGGCCGCCCAGAAAAAACAGGCGTAGCGGGCCGACCTGTTTCGATATCCGGATGTCCCCGCTGGGCCCGGTCAAAACGGATTTGGGGCCTCAGGCAAGCCGGAGCCTCTGGCTGCAACCCGGGAGCTATGCGCCCGAGACTCGCGCTCGATACTGGGATACTGGTAAATTAGCTCCGATGGGCGCAATAATCCCGGTTTGGAGAGGTTTGCTATGAATGACAAAGAATTTGCACGGCGGCTGGAAATCCTCGAGCGCGACAACAGGCGGCTTAAGCGCGTTGCTGCCGCCGGTATAGCACTGGCCGCGGCCCTGAGCATCATTTATACCATCTCCTGCTCTATGGGCCGGAATTCCCTTGTCGTAAAGCCGGGCGCGGAGAAGATTGCGGCACGCGAATTCGATGTGGTGGATAGCGCCGGAAAAGTGCGAATCCAGATGGCCGTGACCTGCCTGCCGACGGCCAATTGCCAGCCCTCGATCAAAATGTTTGACCAGGGCGGAAAGGCGGCCACCTCCTTCGGGGTCGGCTCGCTGACCGTTTCAAGCGGAGACGAGGAGGCCTCGTTGTTGGGCGGCCATCTGCAATTCAGCGAAGCCGCCAAAGGGAGCGCGCCACGCGTAACAGCGGAACTGGGAAGCGGCGCCGGGGGAGGCGGCCTGCTGTCGCTGGCCGGCAAGGACGGAGGCTACGTTATTGCCAATGCGGATTCCCCAAATATTGAACTCAAAGACTTCCGAGGCTACCTGATGGACCTGGGGGCCGTCGATCTTACGACCGTAGTCTCGGGGCAGTCTTCCCAGACTACCGCTGACTCGATTGTGATGTTCGGCAGCGACAATAAGCACCACTTGATCTGGCGCGCGCCGTGATAGCCGCCCGATGTAACGGCAGCAAGCCCTCCGCCGGCGATGCCTATTTTTTCCAGGGAGGAGTTTCCGGCAGGAGTTTCTGGAATTCCTCGATCAATCGGACCTCGTATACGCCGGCGTACGTCTTGTTGAAGAAGCGGTCGATGGCTTCATCGTGGAAGCGCTGCCAGGATTCCTCCTCGTGGCCCGGGTTGATGGGATAAAACAGGGCATTGTTGGCGCGGGCGGCGGCCAGGTCGCCAGGAGCATCGCCCACCATCAGGACGCAATCCTTCCCGTATTTCCCTTCCGTGGTCAGCTTCAGGTGCTCCTTCTTGCTTCCCATTTCCTGGCCGGCAATCACCTCCGCGTATTTCGCAATATCATGCTCGCGCCATTCGCGCTCGAGCGCTTCGCCAGGCGTTGCGGAAACGCAAATGATGTCTGCTTTGCTTTGAAGCTTTTCCGCGCTCTCCCGGAAAAACGGGAAGGGCGGAACGCCTTCCACCATTTCAGCAATGGAACGATTGACGGCAAGGCTCCATTCGAGGGTCTGTTCCAGCACCGGATCGTGCGTCCTGGCAACTTCGGCTTCGAGCGCGGGATTGCCGAGCGCCACCCCGGAATCAATCCACGCCTGCAGCGTGGGCACCTCGGGAATCTTTATGCCTCGCCGCATTGGTTCCGGCCAGTCGCGCAGGAGCTGGAAGGTTTTGGTCAGCGCCGGAAAGCGGTTGGTTCCCCGCCACTTTGAATAGAGATTCACAAACTCCGCCGCCTCGCGCGCGTACTTTGAAATGGCCTGAAGCTTCCAATACTTGATGATGTTGGGAATAAAACATTCCTTGTGCTTGATCTCCATCGAGTCAAACACGCAGCCGTCAGAGTCAATGCCAACAAAGAACTGGTGCCGCGGCTTGAAGGCAAGAAGCTGGTCTTTAGGTGAAGTCATCGTGTCATCTTTCGAGTCTGGAATTTGCCGAATTGTGCATCTTAGCGCAATCACGCTGGAGTGGAAAGGTGAAACAGTGATGGAACAATTTGAGAGGCGCGGTGCCGAGTCCATCCCTCCGCGTTGTTCTAAATAAAAACGAGTTTACCTTGCCGGATGGCGGCATGAAGCCGCCGCTACGCCAAAAAGGGCTGCTATCGGCAAGTCGCGATCATCGATTGCGCACCCGTATCCGCCTCGGCTAAGTCAGCACACGGTTCAGGAGTTGATTGACGGCGCGGTTTGATTCCATAAAGGCGTTGCGATGGTCCATCGCTCCGGCCAGGTCAGCGTGCGAGAAAGCGATTCTGCCGAAGGGCCCGTCGCGCAGCGCGTCGCGGGGCGCCGGCTTTCCTTCAAGCCCGAAGAAAAAGCCCGGCTGAGGATTGATGAAGGCGTGTCCAAACCTGTTCAACACGATCCCGGCGATATCGCGTTTTGCATCAAAGCCGGAAGCTCCAAACATTTCCATCATCTGCTCACGGATTTGCCGTTCATAGCTGGCGAAGGGAGTGGACAGCAGTTCCGCCCGGCCCATCTGGCCCTGGGCCAGCGCCGGAAGCCCTGGCTTTGCGAAATCCACGAAGAAGGTCAGGACTGTCGGCAGGTCGGGACCGACGGTGGGCAGATCAACGCCAAAGGTCGCGTCTTTGCGAACGTTGACGTAGCGCCCGAAACCTTCAAACCACGATGCACTCGATATGCCGAGATCGTACATGAAGCGCCAGTTGCGAACGGCCACGTTGGCGGTCATGTAGGGTGAATAGAAGAATTGGTTGTAACTCATGCGGCGCTTTTCGTCCAGGTCGCGAACAACGTGTTTGGTGATCCACCCGCCGCCGGCCATCACCACACTCCCGGCTTTCACACGATAGACTTTACCGTCGTTCAGGTACATGACCGAAACAAAGTCCGCCTTGTCAGGCTCTCCCATGTGCTCAACACGGACCGCTGTAGACCCAAGCCGGATCCTCACCGGCTGGCCCGGCCGGTCGAGCGCCTGGAAGTTGACGGGGTTGTTGTGGGTGGCGGCCATAGTCCGTGGGCCGTCGATAGAGTCCGGTATTAGTGTTTTGGCCAGCAATCGGGTCATGCCGGAGTTGCCGCCAGGAAACATCTGGAGCCCGGTTGCCATGCTGTCGTCAACCGTCGGAATTACTTTAGACCACATGTACTCAAGAAACGCCGAGAGCGCGTCTGGGCCAAGGCCGAATCCGCCGGAGGTTTCGGGAGTGACTAGCATTCGAATCGTTTCGCGGCCCACGCCGTAGGTGCGCACGTAATAATCCTCAATCGTCATGCTGTCAAGCTGGCGTGAAACTGCGTCGCCCGGATAGTCGTAAACCAGCGGCGGCCTCACGGAGCGTCCTCCGTGAAGCGCCAGCATCTCTTTTCGAACCGATTCAGAAAACGGACAGCCTGCGAGGCCCTTGCTCCAGGGGTCCTTGATCCAGATTCCGGGCTTCTTTCCGAACTTCGCGCCAAAAAAGAATCCGTCGGCTGGTTTCCCATTGATGTGTCCCACACCGTAAGGGCTGCGCGGCAAATCGATCTGTGGAGAGGGGCCCTGCCACTTCTGGTAGGACTTAAACGCGTCCCAATCCAGGCCCATGGCATCATAGACGTGCTTAAGGAAGCTGTCAGGATACGGCGGCTGGAAATGAACGGACGCCTGCGGAGCAAAGAGCCGATGGCCGTCAACGATAAATTCATTTCTCTTTGCGACGCCGCCGAAAATCGCGGCATTGTCCAGTATCAGGCAGGTGCGGTCAGGAGTCGTCCGCTGGTGAAAGAACAACCCAGCCGAGAGACCCGAAAATCCGCCTCCCACAATGACGCAGTCGTATGTTTCGCCCGTATCGGTGACGCCCGCTGGAACTTTGTCGAAGTCTCCGTCACGGACTTCGTGAGCGTCATGGATGACCTGCTCAGTATTTCCGGCGGACTCTTTATAGTCGCCCTCGCCCGTGTAGCCGGTCCATGCAGCCCAATCGGCCTGGGTGGTTCCTGGCGCCTGGGCGCCGAGTGGAAACGGGCAGGCAGCGGCAAGCAACATACCGGCAGACGCAACCAGCGCTCCATCCAGGAAATCGCGGCGGGTAATAGGCTCGTTCATACCGAGGGCTTTATCGAGGTGAGGACATTTGCTCATGTCGCTGTTCCTTTCCAAAGGCTTTTACTGGACATCCGGAAACACTTGCCGATAATTGCGCGGCAAAGCTCCGGGTCCCTTCCGTATGGGCTTTCTGTTCCGCCAATCTTCGCCACAGTGTACACCCCGACGCCTGGTTCGCAATCAGAATCTTGTAATCGAGGGGATAGCAACTGCCAGTAATCTTGCTTCCGTGAACCGCAGGCCCGTTTGCTGTTTATGAGTGTGGCGGTTCCCTGTGTCGCTGGCCTCTGCACTCACCACATGCAGAAACTGCAAACGCCGGAATACTCCAGTTGCGGTGGCCTCTTGGCTAGTTTTCCCGTTATGGGTTAGAGTGGTTGCTTTGCAATCCTGCCCGACCATCCACCGGAGGTTCGTTTCCATGCTGTCAAAATTCTGCCGGGTCCTGGTCCTCATTCTGATATTCGCGCCCCTCGCATTCTCTGCGCCGCCGGCTGGTCCCGCCGTCGAATTGCAGACGCTGATTCAGGATGTTCGCGCGGAAATGCTTCCTGAGCAGGCCATGGAGTATATGCGAAACATCTATTCCACTGACCGCTGGTTTAACTTTTCCAAATTTCAGCAGACCGCGGACTACCTCAAGCTGCAGATGCAGAATATTGCACTCCAGCAGGTGGAAATCGGCACGCCTCCGGCAGACGGCGTAACCCAGTTTGGATTCTGGACCATGCCTCTGGCGTGGGACGTAAAAGAAGCAAAGCTGGAAATCGTTGAACCGCAGGTCCCCGCTGATCTCCGCGTTCTGTGCGACTACCGCAAAGTCCCTACCTCACTTGGCGAATGGAGCGGACCGACGCCGCCCGGCGGCATCACAGCCGAAGTCGTAGAAGTAAAGGACTGGCCTGCAGAAAAGATCGCTCAAATGGACCTGCGCGGCAAACTGGCGCTGACCGATGAGAACCCGGCTGGGATCAAGTGGGCGCTGGTGAAAGCACATGCGCTGGGCGCCATCAACACAGGGACAGAAAACCCCAGCCTCAGGGACGGCCGCCAGTGGGTGAACGCCTGGGGCGACAACGGGTGGGCTTTCATCAAAGGCAGCACCCCTCTCATCAGCTTCTCAATAACGCCCCGTGAAGCAGATCTTCTCCGCGGACTTCTGGCCCGTAACGGCAAGGTGCGCGTCAGGGCCGTGGTGGACAGCCGTTACTACAACGGAGTCTACCCATACACAACCGGCGTGATCCCCGGGACAGGGCCGGAAGAGGTCCTGGCGCTTGGACACACGGCCGAACAGGGAGCCGAAGACAACGCAACCGGCGTGGCAGCCTTGATGGAGGCCATGGCGACGCTGAACCGCCTGATCGCTTCCGGAAAGCTGCCCCGGCCCCGGCGCACAATCCGAATTCTGGCTATGCCCGAGATGTACGGGTCAATGCCCTACATTGCAAATCACCGTGATCGGATCAAGCGCACCATCGCCGCCTGGTGTCTGGATACGCCTGCCGGCGTGTATGACATGCAGGGCACGGAATACACTTTCTACATGAATCCGGAAGTCGCCAGTTCTTACACCGACGCTTTTATTCTAAAAGTGGCGGAAGAATATTTTTCCTCGATCCATCGGCCCTGGCATGAGCACCCATTCATGACGGGCACTGATAGTTACCTCGGAGATCCTACCATCGGAGTTCCCACCGTCTGGGCCTACAGTGGAAGCGGCGTGGAGACGCACCACAACAGCGAAGATACTCCAGACCGCGTGGATTCCAGGTCTCTTCGGGATATCTCGGGGGTCTCGGCAGCCTATCTCTACTACCTGGCGAACGCCGGAACGCCCCAGGCCGTCTGGCTGGCGGGCGTGAGCCAGACGCGCGGCTACCGCCAGATTTTGGACTCTGTTTCTCCTTTCCTTGATCAAATTGCCGATGCCGGAAGCCAGGAAGAACTGGGCAGTCTTTTTCAACAGGCGTTTGATGAAATCGACTACAGCGTGGGACGCCAGACCCAGGCCGTCGGCTCCGTCGTGCGTCTTGTTCCTCCGTCAGAACAGCAGGCGTTGCAGGCTTCCCTGGCTCCCATGTCGAAAGAACTCATCGAGTTTGGAAATCGCCAGGCCGAGCGCGTTCGCATAGCCGTTGCAGAAAGAGCGCGGCTCGTGGGAATTCGGGGCCCCGTCCAGGCCATTGCCGCCTCGGAGCCCGAAGCCGCTGTTGCATCCCGGATCGTCGTTAAGCGCAAGAGCTTTGGGACCATCCCCCTCGATCAGATACCTCCCGATCAGCGCGAAGGGTATCCCTCCGGCGCCTGGGCCGGCATTCCTATTTCCGCCCTCTACTGGTGCGATGGGCAGCGGAATCTCGAGCAAGTCATCCACCTGACAAAAATGGAAATGGGCCCGACCCGCTTCGATTTTGTGGGGTACTTTCGCTTCCTTCGCGATC
Protein-coding regions in this window:
- a CDS encoding NADH:flavin oxidoreductase → MPVQYFHYKSLADLRNHAGELGVDIPLVEDREEIRSILARPVELQSLGGKTWRIGNSFAIHPMEGCDGNPDGSPGELTFRRYRRFGSGGAKLIWFEACAVAPEGRANPRQLWIHPGSAKQLKEVLQACREAHRVEFGTSEDLIAVLQLTHSGRYSFEKQKVASRHPVLDRYPLVNREGLPPRDNVPELASDDYLAALEDRFVQAATLARELGFDGVDIKMTHGYLLSELIGARTREGVYGGPLENRARFTLNVAGKIRRKVGDDFLLAVRLGVYDGVPYAVGSENPVGVPRNYPTPYNYGFGTDPNDPYRMDLSEPIRFIGWLKQAGVRLLNVSLGIPYANPHLGRPFDKPNEGYYETPEHPLLGVARHFSATAQIQNAYPDLAVVGTGYTWLRHLLIHAAAANVKLHRTTLAGLGRAALAYPELPRQTLEKAELNPLHTCKTLSYCTYLMRSKNNELGQFPTGCPPFDKEGYGEIMKQARAANRAAAQKKQA
- a CDS encoding HAD family hydrolase — protein: MTSPKDQLLAFKPRHQFFVGIDSDGCVFDSMEIKHKECFIPNIIKYWKLQAISKYAREAAEFVNLYSKWRGTNRFPALTKTFQLLRDWPEPMRRGIKIPEVPTLQAWIDSGVALGNPALEAEVARTHDPVLEQTLEWSLAVNRSIAEMVEGVPPFPFFRESAEKLQSKADIICVSATPGEALEREWREHDIAKYAEVIAGQEMGSKKEHLKLTTEGKYGKDCVLMVGDAPGDLAAARANNALFYPINPGHEEESWQRFHDEAIDRFFNKTYAGVYEVRLIEEFQKLLPETPPWKK
- a CDS encoding NAD(P)/FAD-dependent oxidoreductase; translated protein: MNEPITRRDFLDGALVASAGMLLAAACPFPLGAQAPGTTQADWAAWTGYTGEGDYKESAGNTEQVIHDAHEVRDGDFDKVPAGVTDTGETYDCVIVGGGFSGLSAGLFFHQRTTPDRTCLILDNAAIFGGVAKRNEFIVDGHRLFAPQASVHFQPPYPDSFLKHVYDAMGLDWDAFKSYQKWQGPSPQIDLPRSPYGVGHINGKPADGFFFGAKFGKKPGIWIKDPWSKGLAGCPFSESVRKEMLALHGGRSVRPPLVYDYPGDAVSRQLDSMTIEDYYVRTYGVGRETIRMLVTPETSGGFGLGPDALSAFLEYMWSKVIPTVDDSMATGLQMFPGGNSGMTRLLAKTLIPDSIDGPRTMAATHNNPVNFQALDRPGQPVRIRLGSTAVRVEHMGEPDKADFVSVMYLNDGKVYRVKAGSVVMAGGGWITKHVVRDLDEKRRMSYNQFFYSPYMTANVAVRNWRFMYDLGISSASWFEGFGRYVNVRKDATFGVDLPTVGPDLPTVLTFFVDFAKPGLPALAQGQMGRAELLSTPFASYERQIREQMMEMFGASGFDAKRDIAGIVLNRFGHAFINPQPGFFFGLEGKPAPRDALRDGPFGRIAFSHADLAGAMDHRNAFMESNRAVNQLLNRVLT
- a CDS encoding DUF4910 domain-containing protein produces the protein MLSKFCRVLVLILIFAPLAFSAPPAGPAVELQTLIQDVRAEMLPEQAMEYMRNIYSTDRWFNFSKFQQTADYLKLQMQNIALQQVEIGTPPADGVTQFGFWTMPLAWDVKEAKLEIVEPQVPADLRVLCDYRKVPTSLGEWSGPTPPGGITAEVVEVKDWPAEKIAQMDLRGKLALTDENPAGIKWALVKAHALGAINTGTENPSLRDGRQWVNAWGDNGWAFIKGSTPLISFSITPREADLLRGLLARNGKVRVRAVVDSRYYNGVYPYTTGVIPGTGPEEVLALGHTAEQGAEDNATGVAALMEAMATLNRLIASGKLPRPRRTIRILAMPEMYGSMPYIANHRDRIKRTIAAWCLDTPAGVYDMQGTEYTFYMNPEVASSYTDAFILKVAEEYFSSIHRPWHEHPFMTGTDSYLGDPTIGVPTVWAYSGSGVETHHNSEDTPDRVDSRSLRDISGVSAAYLYYLANAGTPQAVWLAGVSQTRGYRQILDSVSPFLDQIADAGSQEELGSLFQQAFDEIDYSVGRQTQAVGSVVRLVPPSEQQALQASLAPMSKELIEFGNRQAERVRIAVAERARLVGIRGPVQAIAASEPEAAVASRIVVKRKSFGTIPLDQIPPDQREGYPSGAWAGIPISALYWCDGQRNLEQVIHLTKMEMGPTRFDFVGYFRFLRDHGFVEFVKGK